One Burkholderia sp. 9120 genomic window, TCAGCCGCCACGGCGCGCCGGACGACGAACTGAACGCGAGGCATTCATGCCCGGCCAGATCGTCGGGATGCTGCGGTGTTCCGCGCGCGGCGAGATAGGCGGGCGACGCGCAGATCATCATCCGGTACGGCGCTAAAGCACGCGCGACCAACCCCGTGTCCGCAATCGCGCCGATCCGGATCGCGGCGTCGAAGCCGTGCTCCAGCAGATCGACGGTGTGATCGCTCAGCGATAACTCGACCTCGACTTGCGGATGCTGCGCGAGGTAATCGCCGAGTGCGGGCGCCAGCGCTTCACTGCCGAACGACACGGGCGCCGTCACGCGCAGCGTGCCGCTCGGCACGGCCTGACGGTTTTCCGCATGGGTGTCCGCGGCGGCGACCAGACGAAGAATTTCCTGGCAGCGCACGTAATAGCTTTCGCCGAATTCCGTGAGGCTCTGACGCCGTGTCGTGCGATTGAGCAGCTTCATGCCGGTGCGTTTTTCCAGCGCGCGCAGATGGTTGCCGGCCATCGTCGACGACATGCCGCAGTCCGCGGCGGCCGCGCTGAGGCTTCCCGCGTCGACCGCGCGAACGAACACCCGCATGCTATCCAGAAGATCCATTTGACACTCTCGGTTGCGACAGAATCAAGAGTTTCGCAGATTATCTCCGTTTTCTTTTAAATCATACTGCGGCTTCCGCGCCGACGAAGGCACTCCGCCTCGCGCGCCATTCATGGAGCCTCCGCATGACGACTCAATCGCCCGCTCTTTTTCCGCAGCGCTTCGCCGGCCGGACCGTGCTGATCACGGGTGCTGGAACCGGCATGGGCAAAGCCGCCGCGCTGCGTTTCGGCCGCGAAGGCGCCAATGTCGTGGTGGCCGGCCGACGCGCGGCCGAGCTCGACGCCGTGGCCGCCACCATCGAGAACGACGGCGGCCGGGCGCTTGCGATTCCAACCGACGTCACCGACGCCGACGCGGTAAGCCGTCTGGTCGAACGCAGCGTCGCCACGTTCGGCGCGCTACATATGGCCTGGAACAATGCGGGGATGCTGGGCGCCATGCAACCCATCGTCGACATGGAGCCGGAGGACTTCGATACGGTCATGGCGACCAACTTTCGCGGCGCGGCGCTGTGCGTGAAGTACGAGTTGCGGGCAATGCTGGCCGCGGGTGTGACCGGCGCGATCGTCAACACGTCGTCGTGGACGGCCCAAGGCGCTCTGCCAGGCACCTCGGCTTACGCGGCGAGCAAGGCGGCGCTCGATGCGATGATGCGAGCCGTCGCGATGGAGGTGGGCTCGCGCAATATTCGCGTCAATAACGTGAGCCCGGGCGTGATCGCTACGCCCATGTCGGCCGCCGCGCTGGGAGACGAACGCGCGATGCTACCGTTTCTATCGCACACGCCGTTGGGGCGTATCGGTCAGCCGGAAGATATCGCCGACGTGGTGCTCTGGCTGCTCTCGGACGACGCTCGCTTTGTCACCGGACAAAGCTTGCTGGTGGATGGAGGATTCACGCTGGGCGGTCTGCGGCCGTGGCTCAATGAGCTGGTGGCCGAGCACGCGTAAAGGACGAGCGGTCTCCTGACCGCTCGTGCCGCTTTAGCGCGTGCTCAGTTCCACTGCGCGAGCGTCGCTGAGATAGCCGGCCAGCCGAACCAGCATGGCATCGCACTCGCCCAGTTGCTGAACCGTGACGAACTCGTCCGGCTTGTGCCCCTGGTCCATGCTGCCGGGCCCACAAACCACCGTGGGAATGCCGGCCTCATCGAACAAACCGCCCTCGGTGCCGAACGCCACCGTGCCGAATTCGGACGAGCCGCTTAACAGCGCCAACAGACGCGCCGCCTCGCTATTCGGCGAGGTGGCCAGTCCTGGGTACGCGCTCAGCGGTTGCAGATGAATGTCCGTGTCGGCTTGCACCGACCGCATGGCCGGCAGCAATTCGGCGTCGGCATAGGATCGCAGTTCGTTCGAGACCGCTTGCGCATCGAAGCCCGGCAGCGCGCGCACTTCGAAATCGAACTCGCATTCCGCCGGCACGATATTCAACGCCCGGCCGCCTTTGATGAGGCCCGTCTGCACCGTCGTAAACGGCGGATCGAAACGCTGATCGTGATGCTCGGCCTGCGCCAGTTGCGCGCCGATCTGTCCCAAGCGACCGATCAGCCGCGCCGCGTATTCGATCGCGTTGACGCCATACGGCGCGTAAGCCGAGTGACACGCCGCGCCTTTCACCTGGCAGCGCATCGCGAGTTTGCCTTTGTGGCCCAGCACCGGTTTCATGCCGGTGGGCTCGCCGATCAGACACAGGCGCGGCTTGTGCGCACGCTTCGCCAGTTCGGCCAGCATCGGCCGTACGCCGAGGCAACCTACTTCTTCATCGTAGGAGAACGCAAGGTGCACGGGCAACGTCAGCGCCTGGTCGAGCAAAGCAGGCACGGCCGCCAGCACGGAGGCAATAAAGCCTTTCATGTCGGCGGTGCCGCGACCATACAAACGGTCGTTGTTCTCCGTGAGACGGAACGGCTCGACCGTCCACGCTTGCCCGTCGACGGGTACGACATCGGTATGTCCGGACAGCAAGATCCCACCGCGATCCTCGGGGCCGATCGTGGCGAACAGATTGGCCTTGGTGCGCTCCGGGTTGTAGAACAGTTCGCTCCGCACGCCGAGATCCGCCAGGTAATCGCGGATGAACGCGATCAGTTCCAGATTCGAATCCCGGCTCACCGTCGCGAAGCCGATCAGTTGTTCGAGCAGCGCGCGGCTCGACTGCCTATTCATCGCCCGGCACTCCATACCCTGGCGCTGCCGTTGGATTCAACGCGCGGGCCAGATAGTCCTGCATTTGCGGCCGATACGCCTGCCAGAGATCGTCGAGCTTGCCGATCGGGTCTTCATCCGCCCAGTCGAGCCGCAAATCGACAATCGGCCAACTCACGTCGCCCACCACCTTGAGCGCCGCCGAATGCACCGGCCCGGCTTCGCCGCCGGCCGCCATCGCGGCATGCATGGCCGACAGCAGACGATCCGCGAGCATCCCCAACGCGTTCTCAAATGCATGAACCATCGCGTCGATCACCTCGCGATCCGCCAGCAGATTGCCCGCGGCAACGCACTGCTTGCCGGCCACGGCATTGTGAAGACCGAGCGCTTCGGCACCGCTGAAAAACGCGGTACGTCCCTCGTTATCGATCACCGTCACCTGGCGATAAGCGCGCCACGCGTCGGTGCCGAGCGCGTGGTCCAGGGCCGCCGCCGGTTCGCCCTGCGGCGCTTCGAGGCCATCCAGAATCCGCGGCCCGAGCGCGGGCAGCGTGACGTTCTGCGTCGCGACCGCGCCCACGCCCGCGCGTACCCACGGGCACCGCGCGCCGACCGCGATACTGGACGAGCTGATGGCGATTCCAAGCTGCCCGGTGTCCGGACAGCGTCCAACGATCGAGAATGTCATGCCCTGCTCCTTAAGCCGGGTTCGCCTGCCAGCCGTCCGGGATCACCGCGATCACGTCGATTTCCATCAGCCACTGCGGCTGGCCCAGCGCACTGACGACCAGCCCGGTGGAGATCGGGAACACGCCTTTCAGCCACTTGCCGACTTCCTGATAGACCGGTTCGCGATAACGCGGGTCGATCAGATACGTCGTCGTCTTGACGATGTGGGACAGGTCGCTGCCCGCTTCCAGTAGCAGCTGCCTGACGTTTTTCATCGCCTGTTCGGCCTGCGCCTGCGGATCGCCGAGGCCGATCAGTCGGCCGTCGAAATCCGTGCCCACCTGGCCGCGCACATAAACGGTATTGCCGGCGCGAACGGCCTGGCAAAGATCGTTATCGAGCGACTGGTTCGGATACGTGTCTTTCGTGTTGAACATGCGGATGCGCGTATGAGTCGGCATTAATTCACTCCCAATTCGTTGACGTGTTGAACTCGCGATACGGCCGGCGAGCTGGCCGGCGCTTCCTTGCGGGACTGCGTTGTCTCGCGCTGCGAAGCGTCGCGATAGGACAGATATTTGCGCTGCGTGGCGATGTGGTCGGCGATATGTTTTGCGTCGTGCCACACGCCCCAGATAAACGTGGAGCCGCGCCGCGACAGCCACGGCAAACCCAGAAAATAGACGCCGGGTTCGCTCGACACGCCGCGTTGATGCTGCGGCTTGCCTTTGGCGTCGAACGCGTTGACGTGGAGCCAGTCGTAATCGACCGCGTAACCGGTCGCCCAAACGATCGAGGTCACGCCGGCCGCGGCCAGATCGAGTTCGAGAATCGGATCGCTCACGCAGGCCGGGTCCGCAAACGTGCGGCGCGCTTCGGGTTCTTCCGGCAGATCGAGGCCGTTGCGGGCGATATACGCGTCCGCCGCGTCCAGCAGCGACAGATAGTTCTCGTCGCCGCGTGCGAGGTTGGTCGCGAGATCGGCTTCGAAGGTGACGTGTGCATCGTCGAAGGTCTTCGTCAGACCGACCAGCGTCACGCCCTGATGCGCGAGCGCTCTGAAGTCGACGGTATGGCCGCCGCGCGCGCCGCTTACCGCGATCGTCACGTGTTCCTTGCCCGGCCGCGCCGCTTCCTTGTCCCATTCGCCGAGCACGCCCAGCCACCAGCAGAAGTCGCGATTGCGATAGGCGCGCGGAGGACGATCGTGCGGGCCGACCGACAGGTAAACCTGCCGCCCCGCACGCTGCAACTCATCCGCGATCTGCACGCCGGACGAGCCGGCGCCGACCACCAGAACGCCGCCTTCGGGCAGTTGCTGTGGATTGCGGTAATCCGCCGAGTGAATCTGCGTGAGTGTGTCCGTTTGCGGCGCGATCGGCGGAATCACCGGGCGCTGGAACGGTCCGGTCGCCACCACCACGCGGCTCGCCTCGATCACGCCTATCGACGTTTCCACGGTGAAGCCCGGCCGCCCCGCATGGCGCGCCACACTCGTCACCGCCACGCCCGTGCGGATCGGTGCATTGAACTTGTGCGCATACGCTTCGAAATAGTCGGCGACGCGTTCTTTCGGCGCGAACGCGTCAGGATCGAGATCGTCGAATTCCAGACCGGGGAAGCGGTCGTGCCAGACCGGACCGTTGGCGACCAGCGAATCCCACCGCCCGGTGCGCCAGCGTTCGGCAATGCGATCGCGCTCCAGCACCAGATGCGGCACACCGAGCTTGCTCAGGTGTTCACTCATCGCGACGCCGGCCTGACCGGCCCCCACCACCAGCGTATCGATCGAAATTTTTTCAGCAGTCATCGCTGTTTCCTTTTGAAAAGCGTTGGATGGCAAGCGCCGGCGCTACCGCCTCGCTCAACCATGAAGAAAATGTACGCTGGCCGCCTGATTTGGAAAAACATATTTAAAAAATCCATAGCATCGTTTTTTTCTATGCAAGGACGTTTTGTGTGGATCACAATGCAGCCAGTGGAACCCTGTTTGAGGAGAGAGACGGATGGAAAGCAATCCGCTGCGTTACTCGCTGCGCCAACTGCGATATTTCGTCGTGACGGCGGAAGCGCTGTCGTTCACCGCCGCGGCAAAGCGCCTGCATATCTCGCAGCCGTCTATCTCGACGTCGCTGGCGGATCTCGAGGAATCGTTCGGCGTGCAGTTGTTCATTCGCCATCACGCAAGCGGTTTGTCGCTCACGCAGGCGGGCCGCGACCTGCTGGGTCACGCGCGCAATCTGCTGAAGAATGCCGAAGACCTGCAATTGGCCGCAAAAGAAATGGACGGCGGCATGACCGGCACCATCGCGCTCGGGTGCCTCGTTTCGCTGGCGCCGCCGCTGATGCCCGGCATCATCAGCCGCTTTGTGCAGGACCATGCGGGCATTGCGTTCCGCACCGTGGAGGCGCATCAGGACACGCTGCTGAACGGCCTGCACGACGGCTCGCTCGACATTGCATTGACGTATAGCCTCGATATCACGGAGGGCATTACCTTCACGCCGCTGCTGTCGTTGCCGCCATATGTGATCCTGCCGAAGACGCACCGGCTCGCGCGCGCCCGCAAGGTGTCGCTCGAAGAGCTGTTGTCCGAGCCTTATGTGATGCTGGATCTGCCGCACAGCCGCGAGTATTTTTCAGCGTTGTTCGACGCGGTCGGCAGCCGTCCCGTCGCCGCGTTCCGCTCGTCGCAACCGGAAGTGGTGCGCGGCATGGTGGCGAACGGGCTGGGTTACAGCATCCTTAATTTCCCGCTGAAATCGAACCGCACCGTGGACGGCGAGGACTTCGTGATCAAGCGCTTCAAGGACGACGTGAACGCCACCACGCTCGGCATCGCGCAATCCAATGCGATGAAGCCGCGTCAGGTGGTGCGCCGCTTCTCGACGTTCTGCGAGTCGTATATCCGGCGGCTGCATATTGAGGGGTGATTCAGCGGTAATCGAGCGGCGCGGGTTCGGCACCACTAACGCTGCGTCGGAATGAAAAAAAGCAGCGACGAAGATTTCGTCGCTGCTTTCCTGCAGGGCAATTTTATTGGGCGCTTCAGTGAACCGCTTCAGTGAACCGTTACGCTCGCCTGATTCTGACGTCGACGATACGCGGTGTCCCGCGTGGCGAGCCAGTAGTAAAGCGGCGTCGTGACGATAAGGCCCACCAGCCAGGACAGATCCGCGCCGTCCAGGTGCGCCGAGAACGAGCCCACGTACATCGGCGTGTTCATGAACGGAATCTGCACGACGATGCCGACGGCGTAGGCGGTCAGCGCCTGCATGTTGAAGCGTCCATAGATGCCGCCGTCCACGCGGAAGATCGAATCGACGTCGTATTTCCCCTTGTGGATCACATAGAAGTCGATCAGGTTGATCGCCGTCCACGGCACGAGCACCACGAGCAACGCGAGCACCAGGTCGACAAAGTGGCCGACAAAGTCTTTCGACGCGCCCACCGCCGCAAAACAGCAGGCCGCCATGATGATCAGCGACAGCACGGCACGCGCCTTGACAGTCGGAATCCACTTATACGCAAAGGTCTGCAGCGAAGTAATCACCGACAGCACCGCGCCATACAGATTGAGCGCGTTGTGGCTGATCACGCTCAGCAGGAACAGAACCAGCATGAAAGGACCGATTGCGCCGGTGGACAGCTTCACGGCGTCCATCGTGTCGACGCCGGGAGGCACGGCGAGCACGGCCACCGCACCGAACACGAACGCAAGCGACGAGCCCAGCGTGCAGCCGAGATAAGTCGCCCAGAACGTGCGGGCCACGCCGACGTTGGCAGGCAGGTAACGCGAATAGTCGGACACGTACGGCGCAAACGCGATCTGCCAGAGCGCCGACAGCGACACCGTGGCCAGCCAGCCGGCGATATTGAAGCCGCCGCGCGTCAGGAAATCGGCGGTCGTCACGTGGGTCGCGATATACGTGAAGCCGATCACGATACCGATACCCAACACCCAGGTGCCGATCCTGTTGAGAATGTGAATGAACCGGTATCCGATGATGCCGATCAGTCCCGACCCCAACGCACCGACCAGAATGCCGACCGGCACCGGAATCGTCGACTCGATACCATGCAGCGACTTGCCCGCCAGCACGATATTCGACGCGAAGAAACCGACATACATCACGCCGGCAATCACCGTGACGAGCAGCGCGCCCCACGAGCCGAACTGGGCCCGGCTTTGTATCATCTGCGGAATGCCCATCTGCGGCCCTTGCGCGGAATGCAGCGCCATCAGCACGCCGCCGATTGCCTGACCGACCAGAATCGCAATGACACCCCAGAACAGGTTGAGGTGGTAAATCTGCACGCCGAGCGCGCCCGTGACGATCGGCAGCGGAGCGATGTTGCCTCCGAACCAGAGCGTGAACAGGTCACGCACCTTTCCGTGTCGTTCCTCGTGCGGAACGTAACCGATGGTGTGTTTCTCGATCAGTGGAACCGCACTGCGGCTGTCGGCCATATCACCCTCCCTTTCCTTCGTTGTTGCGCGTTGGCGCTCGATAAGTTTCGACCAGGGCGTTGACGTCGCGCGGCAGAGCGGCCTGTGCCGTTGCCTGCGCCCCATGTGTCAATTCAATTTACTGAGGCCATATTTCTTTGACCAACACTGTTTACCGATGCCTTGCATAGATTTTTTCGATGCAGACAAAGGTAAAGCGTGGCGCGCAACCGGTCGATGAGGGGCCGAAAACGCGTGCGTTTCTCAGCGCCTCACCACGTTCCCGCAGTCGCGCCGCCATCTACGGCGAGCACCACGCCCGTGGTGTATTCCGCGTCGGTCAGATAAAGCACCGCGTCCACGATGTCCTTCGTCGAACCGAGTCGCGCGGCAGGCTGCAGCGTCTTCATGAACGCATGTCGCGAAGGATCGTGCAGCGGTGTGTCGATCGCGCCCGGCGCCACCGCCGAGACCTTGACGTTGCTCGACGCCAGTTCGAGCGCGAGGGCTCGCGTGGCCTGATTCAAGCCACCTTTGATCAGCACCGGCAAGAGCGCGGGCACTTTCGCGGTCGGCTGCATGGCGATGCTCGCCGTGATGCTGACGATATGTCCTTGACGGTTGCGGGCCATATGCTCGGCCGCCTGCTGCGTAGGATAAAAGAAGCCCTTCAGGTTGGTGTTGATCAGTGCGTCGAGATGGTCGTCCGTGTAGTTCGCGATCGGCTTCGCGATGAAGATGCCCGCGTTGTTGACGAGCACGTCGACTTTCCCGAACGCGGCGATCGCGCGCTCGAACAGCGTGCGTGACGTCGCCGGATCGGCGATATCGCCGGCGACCGTCAGGAAGTTGGGCGGATTGCCCAGTTTCTGCGCAGCCGTTTCCAGACGCTCGATCGTGCGGGCATTGCCGACTACGTTGTCGCCGCGCGCCAGATACGCCTGCGCCAACGCAAAACCAATCCCGCTGGATGCGCCCGTAATGACCACGGTTCTCGCTTCGTTATTCACGGTTGAACTCCTGCCAGGAATGCGCGGAGAAAGCTCGCGGATCTGCGTCGCAGCGCGCCACGGCAGGGAATCCGCCGCACTTCGTCGATTCCCTGAGGCGGACTATACTGATGCCGTTTCAGTCGATAAATCCGGTTTTCTAAAAATCACCTGATACACCATGTAATGAATAGCAAACGGCAATTCGACGACCTTCTGCTCGGCAGCATCGAACTTTTCTGTCTGGCAGCCGAGCTGGCAAGCTTCACGGCGGCTGCCATGGCGGCCGGTGTCACGCCGGCGGCGGTGAGCCGTTCAGTCTCGCGACTGGAAGAGCGCATGGGGGTGCGACTGTTCGTACGAACCACGCGGCAGATCCGCCTGACCGACGCGGGGCGCGCGTATTTCGAGCAATGTCGAGAGGCGCTGTCGCAACTGGTCGACGCGGAGCGTCAGGCCACCGGGCAGCAATCGGAGCCGGCGGGACCGTTGCGTATCAGCATGCCGACGCCCTACGCGCACTACAGGGTGTTGCCGCTATTGCCGGAGTTTCGCGCGCGCTATCCCCGCGTGCAGGTCGATGCGCACATCAGCAATCGCAATATCGATTTCGCGGAAGAAGGCTATGACCTCGCGATTCGCGGACGCGCGCCGGTCGATTCCAACCTGATCGCCCGCAAGCTCGAAGATGCGGAATTGACTCTGGTCGCGACACCCGAGTACCTGTCGCGCAACGGCACGCCCACGTCGCTGGAGGATCTGAAGGATCACGAGTGCATCCAGTTCGAGCGGCCGAGCACAGGCCGGCGAATCTCGTGGACATTCAGGCGTGGCGATGAAACCGTCGAGCTGATCACGGACGGCGGCTATTCGAGCGGCGGCGACGTGCTCGGCGGCGTGACGCTGGCGCGTCATGGCGCGGGACTGTTTCAAACGTATCGCTTCGTGGTGGAGCGTGATCTTCGCGACGGCACGCTCGTCGAAGTTCTGCCTGCGCTGGGTGGCGCGTCGAGGCCGTTCGTGCTGCTGTATCCGCATGGCCGCCATCTGTCGCTACGGGTGCGGTGCTTCGTCGATTTTCTCGTGGAGAAACTCGCTGGTGACATGCGTGGGCGAAACGGTCGACGCTGAAGCGGGCGACTCAGCCACGCATCCAGAACGTGAGCGTTCGCCGCAATAAACGCCTATTGCGAGGGTCAGAAATTCAACTGATGCGCGGCTATGACGGATTTTCACTGCATTGGGAATGCGAGTGGACAACGGGACCTTCTCCGAAAATAATGTAGGTGCAGCTCACTCACTATTCCAACAAGGACGCCACCCCATGAGCACGAATAATCTATTGCTCAAGATGTTCCGCTATCAGGCCTGGGCGAATCAGGAATTGCTGGACTCCATGCAGGGGCTCGACGCCGCGCATCACGCCGAGGAACGGCATATTGCCCTTCGGCTGATGAATCACTGTCTGGTGGTGGAAAAGATATTCGCCGCTCATCTGGCGGGCGACACTCACGGTTTCGCTTCGGACAACACGTCTGATACGCCCTCATTAGACGCGCTGCGCGCGGAATTGTCCGCGATAGACAGTTGGTATCAGGAGTACGCGAGCACCGTCACGCCCGACATGCTGTCCCAATCGATTCCCTTTTCATTTACCGACGGCGATAGCGGCACCATGACGCGCGAAGAGATGCTGACCCACGTGGTGATCCACGGCGGC contains:
- a CDS encoding LysR family transcriptional regulator, whose amino-acid sequence is MDLLDSMRVFVRAVDAGSLSAAAADCGMSSTMAGNHLRALEKRTGMKLLNRTTRRQSLTEFGESYYVRCQEILRLVAAADTHAENRQAVPSGTLRVTAPVSFGSEALAPALGDYLAQHPQVEVELSLSDHTVDLLEHGFDAAIRIGAIADTGLVARALAPYRMMICASPAYLAARGTPQHPDDLAGHECLAFSSSSGAPWRLSGAEGTSHVAVTGRLRVNHGQALRVAALQGLGIVMQPAVLLKADVAAGRLVQVLDAYELPSRPMHLVYFADHRSPKLRSFVEFALQAFGE
- a CDS encoding SDR family NAD(P)-dependent oxidoreductase, with amino-acid sequence MTTQSPALFPQRFAGRTVLITGAGTGMGKAAALRFGREGANVVVAGRRAAELDAVAATIENDGGRALAIPTDVTDADAVSRLVERSVATFGALHMAWNNAGMLGAMQPIVDMEPEDFDTVMATNFRGAALCVKYELRAMLAAGVTGAIVNTSSWTAQGALPGTSAYAASKAALDAMMRAVAMEVGSRNIRVNNVSPGVIATPMSAAALGDERAMLPFLSHTPLGRIGQPEDIADVVLWLLSDDARFVTGQSLLVDGGFTLGGLRPWLNELVAEHA
- the argE gene encoding acetylornithine deacetylase, with amino-acid sequence MNRQSSRALLEQLIGFATVSRDSNLELIAFIRDYLADLGVRSELFYNPERTKANLFATIGPEDRGGILLSGHTDVVPVDGQAWTVEPFRLTENNDRLYGRGTADMKGFIASVLAAVPALLDQALTLPVHLAFSYDEEVGCLGVRPMLAELAKRAHKPRLCLIGEPTGMKPVLGHKGKLAMRCQVKGAACHSAYAPYGVNAIEYAARLIGRLGQIGAQLAQAEHHDQRFDPPFTTVQTGLIKGGRALNIVPAECEFDFEVRALPGFDAQAVSNELRSYADAELLPAMRSVQADTDIHLQPLSAYPGLATSPNSEAARLLALLSGSSEFGTVAFGTEGGLFDEAGIPTVVCGPGSMDQGHKPDEFVTVQQLGECDAMLVRLAGYLSDARAVELSTR
- a CDS encoding DUF1028 domain-containing protein; this encodes MTFSIVGRCPDTGQLGIAISSSSIAVGARCPWVRAGVGAVATQNVTLPALGPRILDGLEAPQGEPAAALDHALGTDAWRAYRQVTVIDNEGRTAFFSGAEALGLHNAVAGKQCVAAGNLLADREVIDAMVHAFENALGMLADRLLSAMHAAMAAGGEAGPVHSAALKVVGDVSWPIVDLRLDWADEDPIGKLDDLWQAYRPQMQDYLARALNPTAAPGYGVPGDE
- a CDS encoding RidA family protein, with amino-acid sequence MPTHTRIRMFNTKDTYPNQSLDNDLCQAVRAGNTVYVRGQVGTDFDGRLIGLGDPQAQAEQAMKNVRQLLLEAGSDLSHIVKTTTYLIDPRYREPVYQEVGKWLKGVFPISTGLVVSALGQPQWLMEIDVIAVIPDGWQANPA
- a CDS encoding NAD(P)/FAD-dependent oxidoreductase; its protein translation is MTAEKISIDTLVVGAGQAGVAMSEHLSKLGVPHLVLERDRIAERWRTGRWDSLVANGPVWHDRFPGLEFDDLDPDAFAPKERVADYFEAYAHKFNAPIRTGVAVTSVARHAGRPGFTVETSIGVIEASRVVVATGPFQRPVIPPIAPQTDTLTQIHSADYRNPQQLPEGGVLVVGAGSSGVQIADELQRAGRQVYLSVGPHDRPPRAYRNRDFCWWLGVLGEWDKEAARPGKEHVTIAVSGARGGHTVDFRALAHQGVTLVGLTKTFDDAHVTFEADLATNLARGDENYLSLLDAADAYIARNGLDLPEEPEARRTFADPACVSDPILELDLAAAGVTSIVWATGYAVDYDWLHVNAFDAKGKPQHQRGVSSEPGVYFLGLPWLSRRGSTFIWGVWHDAKHIADHIATQRKYLSYRDASQRETTQSRKEAPASSPAVSRVQHVNELGVN
- a CDS encoding LysR family transcriptional regulator — protein: MESNPLRYSLRQLRYFVVTAEALSFTAAAKRLHISQPSISTSLADLEESFGVQLFIRHHASGLSLTQAGRDLLGHARNLLKNAEDLQLAAKEMDGGMTGTIALGCLVSLAPPLMPGIISRFVQDHAGIAFRTVEAHQDTLLNGLHDGSLDIALTYSLDITEGITFTPLLSLPPYVILPKTHRLARARKVSLEELLSEPYVMLDLPHSREYFSALFDAVGSRPVAAFRSSQPEVVRGMVANGLGYSILNFPLKSNRTVDGEDFVIKRFKDDVNATTLGIAQSNAMKPRQVVRRFSTFCESYIRRLHIEG
- a CDS encoding cytosine permease, which encodes MADSRSAVPLIEKHTIGYVPHEERHGKVRDLFTLWFGGNIAPLPIVTGALGVQIYHLNLFWGVIAILVGQAIGGVLMALHSAQGPQMGIPQMIQSRAQFGSWGALLVTVIAGVMYVGFFASNIVLAGKSLHGIESTIPVPVGILVGALGSGLIGIIGYRFIHILNRIGTWVLGIGIVIGFTYIATHVTTADFLTRGGFNIAGWLATVSLSALWQIAFAPYVSDYSRYLPANVGVARTFWATYLGCTLGSSLAFVFGAVAVLAVPPGVDTMDAVKLSTGAIGPFMLVLFLLSVISHNALNLYGAVLSVITSLQTFAYKWIPTVKARAVLSLIIMAACCFAAVGASKDFVGHFVDLVLALLVVLVPWTAINLIDFYVIHKGKYDVDSIFRVDGGIYGRFNMQALTAYAVGIVVQIPFMNTPMYVGSFSAHLDGADLSWLVGLIVTTPLYYWLATRDTAYRRRQNQASVTVH
- a CDS encoding SDR family oxidoreductase is translated as MNNEARTVVITGASSGIGFALAQAYLARGDNVVGNARTIERLETAAQKLGNPPNFLTVAGDIADPATSRTLFERAIAAFGKVDVLVNNAGIFIAKPIANYTDDHLDALINTNLKGFFYPTQQAAEHMARNRQGHIVSITASIAMQPTAKVPALLPVLIKGGLNQATRALALELASSNVKVSAVAPGAIDTPLHDPSRHAFMKTLQPAARLGSTKDIVDAVLYLTDAEYTTGVVLAVDGGATAGTW
- a CDS encoding LysR family transcriptional regulator — translated: MNSKRQFDDLLLGSIELFCLAAELASFTAAAMAAGVTPAAVSRSVSRLEERMGVRLFVRTTRQIRLTDAGRAYFEQCREALSQLVDAERQATGQQSEPAGPLRISMPTPYAHYRVLPLLPEFRARYPRVQVDAHISNRNIDFAEEGYDLAIRGRAPVDSNLIARKLEDAELTLVATPEYLSRNGTPTSLEDLKDHECIQFERPSTGRRISWTFRRGDETVELITDGGYSSGGDVLGGVTLARHGAGLFQTYRFVVERDLRDGTLVEVLPALGGASRPFVLLYPHGRHLSLRVRCFVDFLVEKLAGDMRGRNGRR
- a CDS encoding DinB family protein, whose product is MSTNNLLLKMFRYQAWANQELLDSMQGLDAAHHAEERHIALRLMNHCLVVEKIFAAHLAGDTHGFASDNTSDTPSLDALRAELSAIDSWYQEYASTVTPDMLSQSIPFSFTDGDSGTMTREEMLTHVVIHGGYHRGEVGRVMKQVSASSPQSLQLPWDTYAVHLHRSEPSRRLRDVVAEE